TGGACTCGAAGAAAACGCCGACCGGCATCGAGATCACCGAAAAGGAAATGACGCCCGAGAAGTTCGACCAGTTGATGGTCACCGGTCGCGGTCGTCTTCTCCATCCGAAACCACAGCTCGAAGCGATCGGACACAAGTGGCGTGACGACGTCTACTCGGCCGATACCAAGTGCGTTCCTGACAACGAGAACCCGCTGCTTTCGGTACGCGATCTGAAGGTCCACTTCCCGATTCGTAAAGGGATCTTCTCGCGGGTTCAAGGGCATGTGAAAGCAGTCGACGGCGTCAGCTTTGATGTTTACCGAGGACAAACCCTGGGTCTCGTTGGCGAGTCTGGCTGCGGCAAGACAACCACCGGCCGAGCCATTCTGCGATTGATCGAACCGACTAGCGGCACCGTTGAGTTCGAGGGGATCGATGTCCGTTCGCTGCGTGGCAAAGCCCTTCGCGAAATGCGAAAGAAGATCCAGATCATCTTCCAGGATCCGTACGGCAGCTTGAATCCACGTATGACGATTGAGTCAGCCGTTTGTGAGCCGATGGTGATTCAGGGAATCGGTGGCTCGAAGAAAGATCAACGCGATCGCGCTGCTTACCTGATGAACGAAGTCGGCATGAACCCCGACCACCTGCGTCGTTACCCGCACGAGTTCTCAGGCGGTCAGCGTCAGCGTATCTGCATTGCCCGAGCACTCGCCGTCGAGCCAGACTTCCTGGTCTGCGACGAATCGGTCTCCGCTTTGGACGTGTCGGTTCAAGCTCAAGTGCTGAACCTGCTGAAAGACCTGCAAGAAAAGCTCGGCCTGACGTACATCTTCATCAGCCACGATCTGAGTGTGGTGAAGTTTATGGCCGACATGATGGCGGTGATGAACGCCGGCGAGATCGTCGAGTTCGGTCCGGCCGAAGATATCTACGCGAATCCGAAAGAGGAATACACGCGAAAGCTGATCAACGCCACGCCGCGTGACGACCTGGAACACATCATCAAGCGTCAGGAAGAACGCAAACAGGCCCGGGCAGAACGCCTCAGCTCGGTGGCGTCGGTATAAGATCGCCAGGGCAGGGGACTCTATAAGTCCCCGCCAGGTACCTCGATCGCTTCACGTAGCATCGGAGCGTTTAAGCGTGATGCTCGTTCCAATGCTTTAGGTAGATCGACACGCCCATCGCAAACACTCCCATCCCTGCCAACACGGCAAAGAGGCCGGATGGAAACATCGAAGGCATCGACTGGGCGGCACCATGTTCTAGTACCGATCCATAGATCAAGAAGATGCCCATCGCCGCAACGGCGCCACCGATCTGATTCAGCTTCCAGTGATGATAGGTGGTCGGAGTCATGGCTAACCTCACTTACTGAAAAAAGTCATGTGGTTGCCTCAATCTCTATTTCAAGCATAGCCTGTATTTCTCGGCCTGGCATGCCTCTGTCGGTGCATAGGCAAACGAAGCTCACGATGCAGGCGTAACCAATAGCGCGCAAAGTTCCAGCTTCTCTCGCAGGTCGGCCGATTCGACCATGCGGGCCTGCTGCCGAAACGCCGCGATCGTCTTTTTCCAGAACCCATGCGTGACGCTGTAATCGCTTGGCTCCGGATCGGTCGGACAGTAACGCCACTGGCGACCCCCGAGATGCTCTTCATTCATGATCTGATTGGCAAGTTGTTCGAGCATGGTCGGGTCGGCCGCCATCGATTTACTTCGCAGCAATAGAATGAGAAGCCCGAGTCGGCAAAGAAGGCGAAATCGTGGCGCAGCTTCTAAAGGGATCCGCCAGGTCAGGTAGCGTCCCAAATGCTGGTCCGCCTCTGATCCGACAACGGCGGCACTCTCCAAAGCGATTGCCAGGCAAGTGTCGTACGCATCACATGGATCCGCTTCATCTTGCAGACGTACGGCACATGCAAAGAGCCGAATTCGATGCCCTTCCTCGGCGGTCGGACCAGGCGGGTAGGGTGGTGGATTGGGTCGATCGGGATCGACCCAACAGGTCAGGCTCAGCACCTCCCGGAGATCGACATCCATCGGCCTGACAAAGGTGCCGGTGCTGCATAGCTGCTTCAGCAGCACGAACATCTCTTCCTTGCCGAAGCCGTTGTCCGCCATGGCGATTTCCTGGAGCCTGGCATCGCTCATCTGCGGACAAAGCCACTCGACCAGACCCTGCTCGCTCGGTGGAAAGCGTTTCAGAAGTTCCTCGGCAATCGTCATCAGGCAGCTCCTCTGTCTATCCGGCGGGGCTGATGTTCCCGCGGAAGATGAAATAGACCGCCCCGCAAATGCAAAGGCCGGCCCACAGGAAATCGAGCCGCAGCGGCTGCTTCATGTAGAACAGGGCGAACGGTATGAACACCGTCAGCGTGATCGCTTCCTGCAAGATCTTGAGTTGCCCCAAGTCCATCTGTGCAAAGCCAATACGATTGGCAGGCACCTGAATCAGGTACTCGAAAAAGGCGATCCCCCAACTGGCCAGGACTGCGAGGATCCATGGTTTGTGCCCCATATCTTTCAGGTGGGCGTACCAGGCAAACGTCATGAAAATGTTCGAGAGGGTTAGCAGAAAGGCGGTCGTTAGGATGGTCGACATAGCGTGAACCTGGTTCCAGGAGGTATAGTCCAATCAAAACGGAATTATGTCGCCGCGACCCGTTTCGGGCGATGGTCCCTGGTTTCGTTTTCCCCTGTTTTTCCCGCTTACGCCCCTTCGGCTAATCTCCGCAAACTAGACAGTGCTGGTATACTGGAGCACCCTGGAAGAGAAACCCCTGATATATGCTGCACTGGTACGACGTCACCGCCTGTAACGCGCGATTCGGCAACGATTCGCAGACCGTCCATTCGCTCCGCCGATTTCGCACGCGGTGGTTGAAGCAGGGACGGTCTTTCGAAGCAGCCTTGGCCGATGTCGCTCCCGAGGTCGCCCAGGTCCTACGCGAGGAAACCCAGCCCCATACCTTGCAGCTGGCGGAAAGGCTCGACTCGCAGAAGGACGGAGCCACCAAGCTCCTTTTCCGCACTGAAGAGGGGCTGATGATCGAATCGGTCATTCTACGGGCCGGAACTGGCCGAACCTCGCTCTGCATCTCGTCGCAGATCGGCTGCGCGGCCGCTTGTCGGTTTTGTGCAACCGGGCAGATGGGAATTGCCCGAAACCTCTCAGCTGCCCAGATTCTCGACCAGGTCGTTCAAGCGAACGAACTGCTGATGGCCGAAGACCGCCGAGTTCGCAACATTGTCTTCATGGGCATGGGGGAACCGCTGCACAATGCCGAGAACGTCCACACGGCGCTCAGCGCGCTCACTTCTCCGTTAGTGTTCGATTATGCCCCCCAAAGAATATTGGTTTCGACGGTCGGCATTCCGGATGAAATGCTACGGATCGACGCGAAGTTTCCCGATCTGAAGCTCGCCTTGAGCCTGCATAGCGCCGACGTGGCCGGCCGACAGTCGCTGATCCCGCTCGCGAAAAGTGTCCCGCTTGAGCAGCTGCGCGAGACACTTTTGAAGCTTCAACTCTCGGAGCGGCGCCGAATCATGATCGAGTATCTGATGCTTGATCAGCGAACCGACCGCCCGGAGGATGCCGAAAAATTGATCGCTTTCCTCAAAAACATCCACGCCTACATTAACCTGATCCCTTACAATTCGATCGACGGTGCCGACCACCTTCAGGGAAGCAGTACCGAGGCACGCGAACGATTTGGCAGGGCACTCCAGGCAGCCGGTTTTCCGGTGACCATTCGCTATTCACTGGGGTCCGATATCGCCGCTGCCTGTGGCCAGCTTATCCAGCGAGAGAATCGCGAGATTGCCAAACAATTGAAGTCTGCCGTAAACCGTTAATCGGACTCGACACCAGGAGGAGCTACGGACATGTCCGCACCGATTCAGTGGGAATATCCGGTTTATCTGATTGCCCATGGAGGTGGTTACACCTCGATCGTCGACCCTCAAGATACCGACGAACAACCACAGCACATTCTGACGACGCATTCCTCCGAGTCGGTCGCCCTCAGCTTCATGCAGCAGTTCGCGATCATTGGCGAACCTCGTCAGTTAAACAACGATCGCGAGTTCCGCTGGTTTCTGAAGAGCCTGAAGCTGCCGGTCACCAAGGTCGCCTACGATCCGCAGCCGGTCGAGTTCGACATCAACGCCAAGTGGGTCTCTTCAATCAAACGATTGCTGGAAGACTTCTTGATCGTTGATAACTCTCCTTGGAACTACCCGGTCTTCGTGGTAGAGACCGAAGAAGGCTTTTCCAGTATCTCCGGCAACGACGAAAACGGAGCATCGATCACGCTGCTCAATCTGTTCACCGAAGAAGAGAAAGCCAAGGCTTACGCCAAGAAGCAGGAAGAATCTGGCAAGGTTATTACGCTGCATAACATGGAACATGTCCGCGAGATCTTGCTCGGCCTGCGCCAGTCGGTTTCGGCTGTGGCGATGGACCCAGTCTTTGAAGAAAACGAAAGCAGCTCGCAATACTGCATCGGTGTCGACGCATTGTTGGACAAGTACCTGGTTCTCGATCAGTAAGACCAACCAGCACCAACCGCAAGGAAGCCGGTCATGGGGGAAGACAGTTACGCA
This genomic interval from Bremerella sp. JC817 contains the following:
- a CDS encoding ABC transporter ATP-binding protein, with protein sequence MIKTLLKVDNLQTYFHGEETVKAVDGISFSLDEGETLGIVGESGSGKSVTSLSIMQLLSRNAKIEGGTISFLGTDLVRLPDPAMRKIRGKDISMIFQEPMTSLNPVFTVGSQVMEAIQLHQQVSKKEAREKTIQLFDEVGIPEPHKRVDYYPHQMSGGQKQRVMIAMALSCNPKLLIADEPTTALDVTIQAQILDILRRLRDSRGMSILFITHDLGVIAEIADHVLVMYRGNIVEHGDIHQIFENPKHPYTKGLLACRPRLDTKFRRLPTVSDFMDSKKTPTGIEITEKEMTPEKFDQLMVTGRGRLLHPKPQLEAIGHKWRDDVYSADTKCVPDNENPLLSVRDLKVHFPIRKGIFSRVQGHVKAVDGVSFDVYRGQTLGLVGESGCGKTTTGRAILRLIEPTSGTVEFEGIDVRSLRGKALREMRKKIQIIFQDPYGSLNPRMTIESAVCEPMVIQGIGGSKKDQRDRAAYLMNEVGMNPDHLRRYPHEFSGGQRQRICIARALAVEPDFLVCDESVSALDVSVQAQVLNLLKDLQEKLGLTYIFISHDLSVVKFMADMMAVMNAGEIVEFGPAEDIYANPKEEYTRKLINATPRDDLEHIIKRQEERKQARAERLSSVASV
- a CDS encoding DMT family protein — encoded protein: MSTILTTAFLLTLSNIFMTFAWYAHLKDMGHKPWILAVLASWGIAFFEYLIQVPANRIGFAQMDLGQLKILQEAITLTVFIPFALFYMKQPLRLDFLWAGLCICGAVYFIFRGNISPAG
- the rlmN gene encoding 23S rRNA (adenine(2503)-C(2))-methyltransferase RlmN — its product is MLHWYDVTACNARFGNDSQTVHSLRRFRTRWLKQGRSFEAALADVAPEVAQVLREETQPHTLQLAERLDSQKDGATKLLFRTEEGLMIESVILRAGTGRTSLCISSQIGCAAACRFCATGQMGIARNLSAAQILDQVVQANELLMAEDRRVRNIVFMGMGEPLHNAENVHTALSALTSPLVFDYAPQRILVSTVGIPDEMLRIDAKFPDLKLALSLHSADVAGRQSLIPLAKSVPLEQLRETLLKLQLSERRRIMIEYLMLDQRTDRPEDAEKLIAFLKNIHAYINLIPYNSIDGADHLQGSSTEARERFGRALQAAGFPVTIRYSLGSDIAAACGQLIQRENREIAKQLKSAVNR